One Manihot esculenta cultivar AM560-2 chromosome 6, M.esculenta_v8, whole genome shotgun sequence DNA segment encodes these proteins:
- the LOC110616741 gene encoding uncharacterized protein LOC110616741, whose product MVSDVEPNRGTDNIKFLCSYGGKILPRSVDGKVRYVGGFTRILTVNPTISFTELMVKLGEFCGYSVELRCQLPNGNLEMLISIKSDEELALLIEEYDLRCPGSKVRAVLSPPASLKTVSPPPSSPASIDFYPVKSPFSAFSHRRSGNYSPLIGYPICVYKDSCRVRYSAFHGQVHPGLVYCDSYCNGQANPRLRCCDLCYSKNWQ is encoded by the exons ATGGTGAGCGATGTTGAACCAAACAGAGGCACTGATAATATTAAGTTCCTCTGCAGTTACGGTGGTAAGATTCTTCCACGATCCGTTGATGGAAAAGTTCGTTATGTTGGTGGTTTTACCAGAATTCTAACCGTCAATCCTACTATATCCTTTACAG AACTCATGGTTAAGCTTGGAGAATTTTGTGGATATTCCGTGGAATTGAGGTGTCAATTACCGAATGGAAACTTGGAGATGCTAATTTCTATAAAATCAGACGAGGAATTAGCGCTTCTCATTGAAGAATATGATCTGCGTTGTCCTGGTTCGAAGGTTAGAGCAGTTCTCTCCCCTCCAGCGTCACTCAAAACCGTCTCTCCTCCTCCATCATCTCCTGCAAGTATCGATTTCTATCCAGTGAAATCGCCTTTTAGCGCATTCTCTCACCGACGATCTGGAAATTATTCACCGCTGATCGGATATCCTATTTGTGTTTATAAAGACTCCTGCAGAGTCCGGTACAGTGCTTTTCATGGACAAGTACACCCTGGATTAGTTTATTGTGACTCTTACTGCAACGGACAAGCAAACCCTAGATTACGTTGTTGTGACCTTTGCTACAGCAAGAACTGGCAATAA
- the LOC110616522 gene encoding ferric reduction oxidase 8, mitochondrial, translating to MANSILLSILKLLMVLIFAGWVSLWLLKPTNLWTRKWKGVEDSARPTIFGYYGLDFAVYTFPVISLAIIGLVYLNLLSKETLRRKASSSTTGFSNPVIVNSFIGILSGIEILWVFLFILLLGWTYYTRISNDFKKLMPIKLLKLNLWQLKYLRVATRFGLLAEACLALLLLPILRGLALFQLLGIQFEASVKYHIWLGTSMIFFATVHGGSTLFIWGVSHHIQDEMWRWQKTGRIYLAGEMALVTGLVIWITSLPQIRRRRFEIFYYMHHLYILFLIFFLFHAGDRHFYMVFPGIFLFGLDKLLRTIQSRPETCILSARVFPNKAVELFLPKDPRLKYAPTSVIYMKIPSISKYQWHSFSLASSSNVDDEVMSVILKCEGGWTSSLYDMIQAELDSNADHMSSIRAAIEGPYGPASLDFLRYDSLVLIAGGIGITPFLSILKEIASVQSSSRHRFPTQIELIYVVKKSQDICLLNSISSLLLNQSSSKQLNLRLKVFVTQEERSSASLRELLNDLSVVRTVNFDTKLSNYAVHGLESPLRMAALTALTSIVFLIFLMCFNNIFVSSEKSRGAASEKMTVLSEKKVPKDKTPSSVVDILLLSSFVIAIACSTFLAFILRWKRLTKSIPPVSQKRAKSTEPSQVETMSGSEKHEIHLGGRPNFQDIFSKFRNETGGSDIGVLVCGPESIKESVASLCQLKSQGFNVGANKKKPYFSFHSLNFTL from the exons ATGGCAAACTCTATTCTTCTTTCCATTCTAAAATTATTGATGGTCTTAATATTTGCTGGTTGGGTTTCTCTTTGGCTTCTAAAGCCCACTAATCTTTGGACAAGAAAATGGAAAGGAGTTGAAGATAGTGCGAGGCCTACTATATTCGGCTACTATG GTCTTGACTTTGCTGTCTATACATTCCCTGTAATTTCTCTGGCCATAATTGGACTTGTTTACTTGAATTTGCTGTCTAAGGAGACATTAAGAAG AAAAGCAAGCAGCTCAACTACTGGTTTCTCAAATCCTGTGATAGTCAACAGCTTTATTGGTATTTTGTCTGGCATAGAGATCCTGTGGGTGTTCCTTTTCATCCTCCTTTTAGGATGGACTTACTATACCCGTATCTCTAACGACTTCAAGAAGTTGATGCCAATCAAATTGCTGAAATTGAATTT ATGGCAACTCAAGTATCTGAGAGTGGCAACCCGGTTTGGTTTGCTTGCAGAAGCCTGCCTGGCTTTGCTTCTTCTGCCTATTTTAAGGGGCCTGGCCTTATTTCAATTACTTGGCATCCAATTTGAAGCTTCAGTAAAATACCATATCTGGCTTGGGACTTCAATGATATTTTTTGCCACTGTTCATGGTGGAAGCACCTTGTTCATCTGGGGTGTCAGCCACCACATTCAAGATGAG ATGTGGAGATGGCAGAAAACGGGGAGGATATACCTAGCAGGGGAGATGGCTCTTGTCACAGGACTAGTGATCTGGATTACGTCACTTCCTCAAATAAGGAGGAGAAGATTTGAAATATTCTACTACATGCACCATCTTTATATTCTCTTCTTAATATTCTTCCTATTTCATGCTGGAGATCGGCACTTCTATATGGTTTTCCCTGGAATATTTCTTTTTGGTCTGGACAAGCTGCTTCGGACCATACAATCTAGACCAGAAACTTGCATTCTCTCAGCAAGAGTATTTCCAAATAAAGCTGTAGAACTTTTTCTGCCTAAAGATCCAA GGTTGAAATATGCCCCAACAAGTGTAATATATATGAAGATACCAAGTATATCCAAGTATCAGTGGCATTCCTTCAGTTTAGCTTCTAGTTCCAATGTTGATGATGAAGTGATGTCTGTTATATTAAAGTGTGAGGGAGGCTGGACAAGCTCTTTATATGACATGATACAAGCAGAATTAGATTCAAATGCAGATCATATGAGTAGCATACGTGCAGCAATTGAAGGCCCTTATGGACctgcctcactggacttcctaaG ATATGACAGCCTGGTCCTGATCGCAGGTGGAATTGGGATAACCCCATTTCTGAGCATCCTAAAGGAAATTGCTTCTGTCCAAAGCAGCAGTAGACACAGATTCCCAACGCAAATAGAGCTTATTTATGTAGTTAAAAAGTCCCAAGACATTTGTCTGTTAAACTCAATTTCTTCTCTACTACTGAACCAGTCTTCATCCAAACAATTGAATCTAAGGCTGAAAGTGTTTGTGACGCAAGAAGAGAGGTCTAGTGCAAGCTTGAGAGAATTACTGAATGATTTATCTGTAGTACGAACAGTTAACTTTGACACAAAATTATCCAATTATGCTGTCCATGGATTAGAAAGTCCTCTTCGGATGGCTGCTTTAACTGCACTAACCTCCATTGTGTTCCTTATTTTCCTAATGTGTTTCAACAATATCTTTGTTTCCTCGGAGAAGAGTAGAGGTGCTGCCTCCGAGAAGATGACGGTTCTCTCTGAGAAGAAGGTCCCAAAAGATAAGACTCCGTCATCAGTGGTCGATATACTTCTCCTATCTTCTTTCGTCATTGCTATAGCATGCAGCACTTTTTTGGCATTCATTTTGAGATGGAAAAGGCTCACGAAATCGATTCCTCCTGTCTCCCAAAAACGAGCCAAATCAACGGAACCAAGTCAAGTGGAAACAATGAGTGGTTCTGAGAAGCATGAAATCCATCTTGGAGGAAGGCCTAATTTCCAAG ATATATTCTCCAAGTTTCGTAATGAAACTGGCGGATCTGACATCGGAGTCTTGGTTTGTGGACCTGAATCTATAAAGGAGTCGGTAGCATCATTGTGCCAGCTCAAGTCACAAGGCTTCAATGTGGGTGCTAACAAAAAGAAACCATACTTCAGTTTCCACTCCCTCAACTTCACTCTCTAG